The DNA segment TGGAATCTTTTGTAATTCCCATACAAGAAGATTAGTCTGGATTGAATAATATAGCTTAATTGAGGTCATTTCGTAAATTTATAACTTATTAATGCATGAGACTCGCGTGACTAATCCTTATTTATAGCAAAACTTACAAAAGAGATATTAATATTAGATGGATGCTCCATTTTCTGAATATTGATCTCGCTAATGGTCAGATTATGCGCAGTGAAACTTGACAGTTAAACGACAAAAATGGTAATAACTGAATATATGGACGGCCATTTTTGGCACCTAATAGCTacccataaataataaatgctcGGAAGATTCTGAATTGCTGTTATGGAGAAATAATGTAGAGATATTGCGAAGACATGCGTCCGATACCTTACTCTCTGTCTATACTTGCTTGTTATGTTAAAAGTTTATGTTATTCACTAACGATACTAACTATTTTACCGATTCAAAAgatattgaatttgacactaatttattgtattgtttattgttaatttatttataatatttcttaataatacatacagtGCTTTTGATtaacttcgtaaatgttactcCGTTTTGACTTCACAATAACCCAGCAGCTTGCTTTCGTGCCATTCGCGTATAATAGCAAGTATGAAATATAATCAAACCTTATATTCTCTGTTTCTGTACATAAAacaagtatattatgtaagtacataactaATACTTATTCATTCACTCCATTACAAATATTGTTGCCATAaaacgttaaattttattagtaaCAAGTTCGGCGCGGAGTAAAAACAAAACGTTAACATAAAACGATAGATTTACGAGGAGTATAACTTGTGATTTCCTCACAACAGATGAAATATGCTCCGAAGATTTTCTTAGAAAAACAATGTATTCAGTCAGATCCCGGTGGTAAACGGTGGTTAAAATATAACCGTAAATCAGGGTTAAAACCCTGCATAAGCCGTATTTACGTTCATCAGGCGCCCGTATATCAGACGTCTATTCCCATTCAGAGATCTTAACACACCATTTTTCAAGTGACGACGtattcaaagaataaaatttcatctcgattataattttaaaactgcttattttatatcttataagttattatttcaCACGTGACACGATCACGTAGGGATCCgcaaaatgtttttttgtttcagcAACAAACGCAAATTAATTCTTCATTAATATCTTTGACAAAaccagtggcggattaacctataagcacaacaagcacgtgcttggggccccgggcctccaggggcccccatcctctgctgctgtttcattttatacctacattttattcatccaCAATATGTCCGATCTAATGAGTTTGCTCTGATTAAAGGGCAtaccacacgcgtaagtatcaccacagttttgcaTGCGCAGTGGTGCCACTCTTGAATTGTAGTCTATGACCGTGCGTGTGGTTggtaaagggcctaccacacgcgtaagtatcaccacagttttgcctgcgcagtggtgccactcttgaaaggcaatgtattacGTCTATCTTGCGTTcccaacatttaaaaaatcataacttctcatCAGCAGCGTTTCTccgaaaagtaaaaaatactcCAAATAGGTAATGCCTATTTGGAGAAACAATAATGTATAATGCCTACAATTTAGAAGCTAACTTGCAAAAAGGCAGGCCGGCTTAAACACGGAATACCGTGCGTGTGGTTggtaaagggcctaccacacgcgtaagtatcaccacagttttgcctgcgcaggccggcttGGAATACTGTGCGAATGGGTGGTAAAACTGTATACCGCGCCAACCCCGAAGCGCGGCTTGCGCATTTTTGGACatgtttgaaattttaataattttgccatTAATTAGAGTCTTCTCTTAAATCCTTGAGTAGTTTAACAtgtgaattattttttcaattttacagcaatttttttttccactTCGATCGTGTACGGTTTGATTTTTGGGAATAGCAGGCAACTAGACTTTTTTCTAGTGAAAAAATTCTAGTTGTTTgcaaacattgaaaatataccAGTAGAAGAAATACTTAGTTCCTCATTAGGAAACATTGTTTCCAGTTTCCACGCCgacgattttgacaaaaattagGCTTGCGCGTACTTAACTGTGCCGTTCGATAGCTCGGCGTACCCGCAGTTgtaagggtcaattcagacgtaccacaaccacaccacagccacaaccacgccgtgtggtcgggcgtatatttggtattgaaaatgaataatccaattcacacgtgccacattttgccgttgtcatcgaccacctgtgtaatacgaccacatcgcaaccacatcgcaacgacaacgacaacacaaccacatcgacattttgtcgctgccacaacgcaactgcaaaaagccgctgtcacactatttacacgtaaccacagcttgaccacattatgtcgctgcgacgtggtgtggttgtggtacgtgtgaaagCGTCAGCTtactgtggtgatacttgcGCGTGTCGTAGGCCTGTGAtggcgatgtggtaaccacgtggcCATGTGCAGTTAATAGGGAGAGCAGGTGGCCGGGGTACCACTgacgcgtggcggcgttgccgttgcggtgtggttgcgatgtggttgcgatgtggttgcgatgtggttgtaTTACACATGTGGTCGatgacaacggcaaaatgtggcacgtgtgaattggattattcattttcaatacaaaatatacgcacGACCACACGccgtggttgtggctgtggtgtggttgtggtacgtctgaattgaccctaaggcaagcaatttttttttaaatgttttatatcctttttttatccttttttatagaaacgttataggacgttttacctattgaactgttttgtcactttttgtcaaggaaaaaaaatgttcTAAATTAGGGGCCTACAAAGGCTTTGTGCTTAGGGCCTCCGATGctcttaatccgccactggacaaaacacattaaaataacAGCTATCCATGAGAACCGTGGTCTATTTTACTACCTACAAGTACCTATCTCAGGATACAAACTAAACCAAACGTCCCATCTGCATATCTGTAGCTAATCTTTGCTCGTCTTGTATCAAGTAGCGCTATAACCCGTCACGTTCAAAGTCGTAAATCGCGATATTATCATGATCTCGAAGTCTTACATAAAACACGCTTAAATAGTGACTGGTAGCTATCGACAACATCGATGGTATTTATGTGCCGTATAGTAAGATATCGATACATCCACGTTTATAGATAGAGCTACTGAAATAGTCACGAGTTTAAGGGTCATAGCGAGGGAACTAAGAGATCACTAAGGATGGGGTGTACGGAAGGACTGACGTATCAACTGAACAGTCAGCGACTTACAACAATCTGACTTGGCAAGTTGTCACCACGCCACGGTGACAAAGAGGATGGTCCAattctagtgtttgtcactgacAAGCTAAAAACTAGATCTATAAACCAAAGAAAAGCTGACAAGCAGCAactatagtacctacctacctactgagaTAATAACTTGAGTCGTATGTTAAGATTCCGGTTTTGATGGCAAGTGTGAAAGGCTGCTTAGATCAGTAGACAGATAGGCGAACATAATCCAGTCATTAGTTACCGACACGGACGGGTAGCAGGTTCGACTCTGATTctatctttattttatatgtcaACCATTAGCGATGTAATTTATGACACTAAacttttaggtaagtaataagttCAATGTGTTAAGTGTTATTATTTAGCATATAAATTTGTATTCTTGATTTTAATTATCGAAATAAAATCTATGTTATTTCATCTTGGTGGGAAGTATCAAAGCATTGCTTGTTGTTTTATAGTTCTCCCTAATTTGAACATTATCACAGagttttattaggtacttatattgatGTGGCCAATTTCTTACCCAACAAACtctgaattttattattgctaatataatacatatatctCTATTAAAATGATGGGTCATCTAAATCCCTATAAAGCACGAGACGCAACATTACGTAAACTAACTTGATTGATGTGAATAAGAATTGACTTACGCTTTAAGGCACTTGCTATAGCCATACCCTTACAATTTCAGAAATTTACAGAAAGGTAATGAATAATTCATATCGAACGGGCCAATTGAGAGAATAAACGATAAATGCGACAAAAAGAAGTACTTATTCAATCAAACACGTTCATACAAATCAAATAAAGAATGCCAATAACAATGTCAtcgtacataaaatatgttccGAGCTACACGTATTAACCAATCAACAGATATGTAAACGTATCTTGCAATCTCCACGCCCGCCCATCCAATTTTATGAGCAAAAAACATTCAATTCTGAATTGCTGTACAGACCATTTACAATACTAGATATGGTTCTATAAAAATTCTTGAAGCAGGAGGCGAGGATGTGACAATATAGACCACAAGATTGAGCCCTGcggaaaattaatttaaaaaattatcgCTTATGTATAAAGGTTCCAGGTTAAAAACAAATTCTATTTGCACGCGAAAATTATCATTAGACCTCGTCCACGACCGACAATGCCATTATTATAGcctagtaaaatattataaagtgtATTAACAAAGTGtataaaaaaagaattattaataagattatattaaatttagcaGAAATTGAAATAATGAGCTCTAAAACGTGCTTATTCTGGTAATTTTGGTCCCAAACACAATCGCTAGTTGGTCTCTTCCACATTTAGTTCCTCTCACCACAACATTTGTCAACTGTCAACCCGTCACGCGGGCGGGGACAGTttaaatgataattataaCGCGACGGGTCAAAACGACCACATCACTGACTGACGAAGGTTATGAACCTTACTGAGATTGTTACGAAGATTTGTGTTTttgttaataagtaataaggccgccatttgtaccgtctatgttgtgcatattctattgtattttctgtgtttgtgtgcaataaagaattatctaagtatctatctatctacattaATTTAAGGTCAAAATACAACTTAATCACTGATTAAATTCTGAGTATACAGACTGAGTGTAGTCTGGTGCTTTTTATCACTGTCGGACCGGACGGTATCGACAGCCAGTCAGAAGACCACTTTCTTCAATCACTggattcatattttttacagtacAACGTGCTTTTTCCGTACCACGGTTTGTATTCGAATATTGGTATAACAGACACGATtgttttatacagggtgcatTATAATCTAATGCGAtcgaaaaaggttttttttaatctttaatCTAGCTAGACAAAAGAACTGTTATATACAGACTGTTATATATAGACAATATGTGATATAGTTTTTAACATAACTAAATCTGCTCTAAAGGAGTTAGAGACATCTTGCCATAAGCTCATGACATTATTGTTCAAACAATCGCGCTGTAAGATGCATAGTCGTATAATGAGAAATTTAGTGCAAGTTACAGCAAAATATCTTCTGGGCCTGTCGCATAAAGTGCCAAGAGTTATTGGCCGACAAACGTCTGCCTACAAAGTAACGATTGAGTAATACATTATGATTTTTGTTGAACGGCTGTCGAGTCAAATGTAATTTAGTGCCcacttaaaatacaaattgacAACCGTTAAATATAACCACCAAGTACTGCCAACCACAAAAATGCTTAGTTCAATGCAACTAACGATAGTGGTTAGGAATCAGACACAATTTAAGTTCACATGTACTTATTGAACAATGTCAGGTTCCCCTTATCTCACCTTATCTTTTTTCGCATAATTCGTAAGGCGTAAACTAAATATGTTGATCTAATTAAAAATGTTGAACTAAGAAGTTCGAAAGCTAAATGCCTTAGCCCAGCCATTGAGCTAACGCTTGTGATTCTGCTGGATATGAGCCTCCTTATCACCGCCACTGCGCTTTTTCCAACTTATACAACAACACAGTTCAAAAACAAGTGAAAATAGAAGTCActttaaaaaagtaagtatttcataataatacgAATTATTGTTGTTACCGTTTTCTATGCGGCTGGCCTGTAAGGTTGTCTGACATTTAATAGTGGCGCTAGTAGAAATGATTGCATGTTTACTGTCGCACAACACGACATTGTAATAGTtctctacataaataaaaacaatgcatacttattcattcattctagtacaaacaaaaaaactaagatACTTTTTTAGTAAAAATTTTTTTGGTTATTCCATGTCGTTTCTTGGTCTGTGTTGGACTAGGATGGGTACATATTTGGCTAAGTtttctatatttataaatttcctATATGtagcttatatttttattaaactttatgTACAAGTACCAGCATTTGAAATAGTTCTTGTAgacctataatattatgataatttgTGGTTTAAAGTGTGACAGTGTCATTACTATATTTATTAACGGACTACCGCTGGCAATCATAATAGGATTGGCTATTAATTCCACTATATCGTAAAGTGTTATGTTCTTAGTTTAtgtgaatatttaaatacatatatttacaaCGTCCTGTTACTGTTGGGAAATTCTACGTAATACCGTAGAAGTATATAGTTCTCGTAAATCAAACTACATactgttattatattttatttttgttaaagtACATTACTCTTATATTGAAACTTTGAACGATCAGCACATCAGCTGCataattttaatcaaattttcGATATGGGATATAGTTTCCAGGTATTCCCCGATCtctaatacatataataacaaaaacaaaaaattatttaaacaataCTACAACGAAAATCAATCTCGACACCAGATTTATGATTTCAATGTCACAACTCCCTCAGTTAAATAAGTCGATGTCGAGAATCGATCTCGGGTCATTGGTAGGGGCGGAGGTGGTCCATAATTGGTATAGCTTCTGTACACGGAGacatatcaattaaaatagcTGGCCCGAGCCGCGCTATGCCGGCTATTTCAATATTGCCCCCGAACAGGGAAAGATGTGGGAAACAAAGGAGAAGGCAACAGTGGTAgagagaaaaaaacaaaacttttctTATTTGTTATTGTTCTGTGTTGTAATTGTAAGCGTAACATACAGCATACCTTCAaaatgcagtttttttttaatatactgGCATTATTTGCCTCTTTAAAttcttttttgcaacatcgcACTCAGTGCTATTTTGCATTCGTATTAACGGTAATTATAGTTCGCTgggtaatataaaattatttctaacACTATCTCAAGCAATTCTAACCAAAGTCCTTGCTATTATTAATCCGCGCTGCTAatcgtttaatttaaaatcataGCACGCACGGATAAACAATTTTTCAAGTCCACGAAAACGCCGCAAATCAATTGCCAGCCTTCGTAAAATTTTCCATGGCTCATCCACGCTTCCTACATTCAGGGACACCACTATGACCACTCTGCCATTTAAGGTACGCCTtagcatttataaatattccCGCAGTAAAGTATTTAGATCCGTAATGGCTTGTAGTGACGGCTGTTTATATGATAATTCCTGGGCGGAGACGTGACAAGCATGGGCGAAGTGGGATTAACTGAAGTAGAACGGGAGTGAGGTGATCACTCAATATGTATTAGGACTAGAAATATCGGGAAGTACTACCGTAATGACTAGAAATTATATGATGACAAGAAAAAAATGTTAGaacattttatacttattaaagTCTGtttggcgctccttgggagaggcctatgtccagcagtggatgattattggctgatgatgaatgaatgaatgaaagtcTGTTTATTAATCTCAGTACTTAATTGAGATTGAGACTAGAAAACTGACTGTATCTGGTCCCTATTCTTGCCTTAGGAACGTCACTAATAAACCTCCACCttttaataaagtattaaagtgtactAACTAGTTCATAAAATGGTAAATAATGCAGTAAATGTTTTCTTCAAGATAACCCTCAGGCCATCAgcattatgtttattattaagtttttatGACAAAACTTATGTGCAATATTGCCATTGCACATAAGTTTAAAGACGAAGttgtcaaataaataaagctagAAGAACTTCAATACTCCAACGTAACAAGTCAAGAATAATAGctataaataacaacactTTAGTGTTGTAAAGGTAGTTATGTACCCCCAAGTATCTCACCCTTAGAACTTTCTGgaactttaaatataaacataaacagaGATACCGTAAGCATTgcaacatattatattgttattgcaTCAGCCAGGATGCTGATGGATCATTCCACGAATCTCCAACTTTGTAAAGCATCAACTGTATGGAGTGTAGAGTGATGTATCAGCAGATTGGTCACGTAGGCCACTCTTAGTGTTAAGACTATGTCATTGTATGAGTCAGTATTAAACGGACCTCAAATCGGAACGGTTATGCTCgtctttaattttagtttttaaaaacctaataGCGCGGACCCGCAATTTGACTGGCGCAGCCGGTAGGATAGTCGCTAATATTAGCAGCGCGTGTTTCGCATCTGTCGGTTCGAGCATCAAATTTTGCTTACCTAAAAAGGTGAAATTACGTCGCGATTCGCTATTAAACGGCTATTCCAAGAACCAAACAAATACGTCAAGAAAAGGGTATTCAAAAGTGCATTAGTGTTTTTGCTCGAGTGTTGAGGCAGCGATGCGTTGGTAAGTACACTTCTCACCTCCCAAATCCAGTCCTCTCCATTTTTCACATGTTATTTAGGGATCAAATTCTCTCTGCTTAACGCTAGATATTAAGTAAAGTGtattaaattgattaaattgattaaaagTAAGAAAAAGTTAATTGTAAAGCTAAAAATAGTGCATCAAATTCTGCAACCCCtagttaagtaaaatataggaTAAGTAATCATTATTCTAGGAAAATTCCCATAATTGTTGAGTTATTTTGGAAGCGTTTGCTTAAAATTAGTAATgtctaaaataattttaatacccCGCGAATTTTCTGGAGTAATACCCACCTTCAATGGTGACGGGAAGTTACTAAGGACATTTCTCACGAAATGCGAATATGTTATCAATGCATATAAAGGAGATAACAACCCCGAACAGGAGCTCTACCTGTACCATCTAATTACGAGCAAACTAGTTGACAAAGCCGCTGTTCTTATCAGCGAAAGACAGGATATAGAGTCATGGCAACAGCTAAAAGAAATTTTGACACAAAGCTTCGGTGATAAACGCTCAGAAGAGTGTATAGCCATCGAATTGGAAACGTTAAAAATTAACCCACAAGAAGACTTTTCTAGCTTTTACAGTAGAATACAACACATTAAAAGCGCTTTAATAGCCAAGGTCAACCTTTTGGAAGACCAACAACTaagaaaaagtaaagtaaCAATATATGAGAATCTTGCCAAAAATGTTTTCCTCTATAACTTGCCTGAGGATTTAATACGGATTGTACGGTTGAAAGACTGTAATTCGATTGAAAGTGCCCTCAGCATCGTATTGGAAGAGGTAAACTTCAAATTCCAATATCAATCTAGAAACAATATGTTAAAGAATGCAACCCCCACGTCAAAACCCCCTCAGTTAACATCATTTAACAACCAGAATTCTTTCAGACCACCAGCATTCCTTCAGCAAGGCTTCAGACCTCTTGTTCCACAAAATAACCAATTTAAATTTGGCATCCCCCAAAATCAACCCTATGTTAGACCCAACTTCCAGCCTACAGGCTACAGACCGAATTTCCAGCCTACAGGCTACAGGCCCAATTTTCAGCCAACTGGTTACAGGCCCAACTTACCCCAAAATCAATTTAAGTTCGGCATCCCCAACCAAAACTTGCAAAGACCACAGtttaaatttggaattccCAACCAACAGTTTCACCCCTATAAATCCAACAATGCAGTGACGACTGACGTATCCATGAGAACAGCCCCTGTAAAGCAATTTTCAAAACCAACCAATATGAACCAACTCTTTTATAACGAGTTGCCATACGAACCAGAATTAGAGCAAAATCAACCTGAAAACTATGACGATAATGTCTATTATCCTGAGTACGCTCAAGAAGAACCCGCGTACAATGACGAATACTACAATGAAATCCCACCTATGTCTAATCAGGAAATAGagactgaaactgaaaatgaaaattttcaggaAGAAGCCTCCCCAACCAACCCGAAGagataatacaaataaattgccACCAAGTTAATAAACTACCCCATATAGTCATCCCTGAAATAAATGCTAAGTTCATGATCGACACTGGTAGCACCCGATCTTTCATGAGCCCTGAAATAGCGAACTATTACTTTTCAGACTTCAAATACCAAGAGCCCTTTGAAGTAATTAGTACCCACTCACGCAGTAAGCACGGAGAAGTAATTTATATACCTCTCCTGAAAACATTTCAGAGCCCActgaaacataaattttatctgTACAGCATAGATAAAAACTATGACGGTTTGATTGGTTCAGATCTGCTGACGGAGCTTGAAGCCACAGTAGATATGAAAAACCAATTACTTATAACACCCAACACACGGATACCAATAATATACAGTCCACCTCGACAGGCTATCCTTGAGCCCCGCTCAGAAACCCGTGTGAAAATTCCCACGAGCTTAGAAAATGGTGAAGCGATAATTGACTACAGAGATTTCGGAAACGGAATTAGAATGCCTTCAGCAATAGTCACTTGTAAGAATGGCCTCGCTGAAACAATTATACAAAATCTTTCAGAGGAAAGCGTAACGCTTACATTCCATAAGCCTTTTCAGGTCCAACCTTTTCAGGAAACAGAAATTAAATGTCATTTCAACACCGCCACCACCGATTATGACGTAGACGAAATATTAAAAGACAACCTTAATAAAATCCGCCTTGATCACATGAACGAGGAGGAAAGAAAAGCAATTTTCCAACTTTGTTATGAGTACCGCGATATCTTTTACACAGATAAATTACCCTTAACTTTCACCAATCAGGT comes from the Plutella xylostella chromosome 9, ilPluXylo3.1, whole genome shotgun sequence genome and includes:
- the LOC125488944 gene encoding uncharacterized protein LOC125488944 is translated as MSKIILIPREFSGVIPTFNGDGKLLRTFLTKCEYVINAYKGDNNPEQELYLYHLITSKLVDKAAVLISERQDIESWQQLKEILTQSFGDKRSEECIAIELETLKINPQEDFSSFYSRIQHIKSALIAKVNLLEDQQLRKSKVTIYENLAKNVFLYNLPEDLIRIVRLKDCNSIESALSIVLEEVNFKFQYQSRNNMLKNATPTSKPPQLTSFNNQNSFRPPAFLQQGFRPLVPQNNQFKFGIPQNQPYVRPNFQPTGYRPNFQPTGYRPNFQPTGYRPNLPQNQFKFGIPNQNLQRPQFKFGIPNQQFHPYKSNNAVTTDVSMRTAPVKQFSKPTNMNQLFYNELPYEPELEQNQPENYDDNVYYPEYAQEEPAYNDEYYNEIPPMSNQEIETETENENFQEEASPTNPKR